From Pseudoalteromonas sp. R3, one genomic window encodes:
- a CDS encoding M23 family metallopeptidase: protein MKTLHYAVLALGLSSAQLHAQGQHHDAAAYQLPDEALAQHALSPLLNIDPQHFLFSNQLQQTDWEAILASHAPHLLPQLETLLHWAGHASINPKLLLALMEQQSQLLTAPSAKSLAQPFGSLVPQSGFSAQLEAITTALSQRYYAFEQQQGQQSEALHQTLSTERSISPATFALNALLGDQSDVAKVARHFQQLFGDALLNPQVRVQTPSTESATVSNNFYLNFPWPSGYAWYSGGAHSNTGSGYPYSSLDFNNNSGGWGSNTPWVQAAHGGTVTRYSRCNIRVTHPSGYATQYYHMDALQYQTGDVIDAGAWLGRYANDYNTALCQGGQSSGPHLHFSLLYNGRFVSLHNTYISGYRVDVGNYNYDDNCSRFYFERNGYRTCAWRALYR, encoded by the coding sequence ATGAAAACACTACACTACGCTGTACTGGCACTAGGGCTTAGCAGCGCACAACTACATGCACAGGGCCAGCACCATGATGCCGCGGCTTACCAGCTACCTGATGAGGCGCTGGCACAGCATGCACTTTCTCCGTTACTCAACATAGACCCACAACATTTTTTGTTCAGTAACCAGTTACAGCAAACAGACTGGGAAGCTATACTGGCAAGTCATGCCCCTCACCTGTTACCTCAGCTTGAAACCCTGCTACACTGGGCAGGTCACGCCAGTATTAACCCTAAGCTGTTGTTGGCACTAATGGAGCAACAAAGTCAGCTGCTTACCGCGCCCTCTGCAAAATCGTTAGCACAGCCATTTGGCTCATTAGTCCCGCAATCTGGGTTTTCAGCGCAACTGGAGGCAATTACCACAGCCTTGTCGCAGCGCTATTACGCTTTTGAGCAGCAACAGGGTCAACAATCAGAAGCGTTACATCAGACACTCAGTACAGAGCGCTCAATCAGCCCGGCAACGTTTGCGCTCAACGCATTACTGGGTGATCAAAGTGACGTTGCCAAAGTAGCCAGGCACTTCCAGCAGTTGTTCGGCGATGCTCTGCTTAATCCACAAGTACGCGTACAGACCCCCAGTACAGAGTCTGCGACAGTGAGCAATAATTTTTATCTTAACTTCCCCTGGCCCTCTGGTTATGCCTGGTACAGTGGCGGTGCACATTCAAATACTGGCTCTGGTTATCCATACTCATCGCTTGATTTCAACAACAACTCAGGCGGTTGGGGCTCGAATACGCCCTGGGTTCAGGCAGCCCATGGCGGGACTGTGACCCGCTACTCACGCTGTAATATCCGCGTTACGCATCCCAGCGGTTACGCCACTCAGTACTATCATATGGACGCCTTACAATATCAGACAGGTGACGTTATTGATGCAGGTGCCTGGCTGGGTCGCTATGCCAATGACTACAATACAGCCTTGTGTCAGGGTGGCCAATCCAGTGGGCCACATCTGCATTTTTCATTGCTTTATAACGGTCGCTTCGTGTCTCTTCACAACACTTATATCAGCGGCTACCGGGTGGATGTCGGCAACTACAATTACGATGACAACTGCAGTCGCTTTTACTTTGAACGCAATGGCTATCGCACCTGCGCATGGCGGGCACTTTACCGATAA
- a CDS encoding response regulator transcription factor, with translation MMYSDNQTRGALFVLTDQKTNTLSQDFLMFVKMLEACGNNIKVDTRLPVTEQRSQYQLFLVDVSHRECRDLLSAQLRALAQHHSVLLFNACPDTLNEQTALLANVKGVLYQGASPESQFKGIQRVLGGELWFGRGAISLAFSALMQRLPQTLPALSDEQRDITLASLTKREKSVIRLLADGAKNDDIADSLNISSHTVKTHIYSAFKKTNSRNRIELANWAQQHIPFGGLAN, from the coding sequence ATGATGTATTCAGACAACCAAACGCGTGGTGCTCTGTTCGTCCTGACAGACCAAAAGACCAACACGCTGAGTCAGGATTTCCTCATGTTTGTCAAAATGCTTGAGGCTTGCGGTAACAATATCAAGGTCGATACCCGCCTGCCCGTCACTGAGCAACGATCACAGTACCAGCTGTTTCTGGTCGATGTCAGTCATCGTGAATGTCGCGATTTACTCAGCGCACAGCTCAGGGCGTTGGCACAACATCACAGCGTCTTGCTATTCAATGCCTGCCCGGATACCCTGAACGAACAAACCGCCTTGCTCGCGAATGTCAAAGGCGTGCTCTATCAGGGGGCCTCTCCAGAAAGTCAGTTCAAAGGCATCCAGCGCGTGCTCGGTGGTGAACTATGGTTCGGCAGAGGCGCGATTTCTCTGGCATTCAGTGCTCTGATGCAGCGCCTGCCGCAGACTCTGCCGGCGCTGTCGGATGAGCAGCGTGATATCACACTGGCCTCGCTCACCAAGCGCGAAAAATCCGTGATTCGACTACTGGCCGATGGCGCCAAAAACGACGATATTGCCGATTCTCTGAATATCAGCAGCCATACCGTCAAAACCCACATTTACAGTGCATTTAAAAAGACCAACTCTCGTAACCGAATTGAGTTGGCTAACTGGGCCCAGCAACATATTCCTTTTGGCGGACTGGCCAATTAA
- a CDS encoding CsgG/HfaB family protein: MKYLSITCVILLLSACSALPVLPPPMTKAEPLAATEVFSELKALPAPRGPIPVSVYSFRDQTGQYKPQENVSSFSTAVTQGANSILMQALHETDWFIPIEREGLQNLLTERKITRAAMQDKDNANSLPPLTHAKLIFEGGIISYDANIKTGGMGMEYFGIGASELYREDTISIYLRAVDVRTGQVLLSVATSKKVLSKEMRAGFFRYVSYKRLAEAEAGYSENEPMHICVTQAIEKALTLLVHQGLEKGVWAAKSSSEQAG; encoded by the coding sequence ATGAAGTATCTGAGTATTACCTGTGTGATATTACTGCTGAGCGCCTGTAGCGCTCTGCCCGTACTGCCGCCGCCTATGACTAAGGCCGAGCCGCTGGCAGCCACTGAAGTGTTTAGTGAATTGAAGGCATTGCCTGCGCCGCGTGGGCCTATCCCTGTGTCTGTTTATTCGTTTCGCGACCAAACAGGGCAATATAAGCCCCAGGAAAATGTCAGCTCATTTTCAACGGCGGTGACTCAGGGGGCCAACTCGATCCTGATGCAGGCGCTGCACGAAACTGACTGGTTTATTCCCATTGAGCGTGAGGGACTGCAAAACCTGCTGACTGAGCGTAAGATCACCCGAGCCGCGATGCAGGATAAAGATAATGCCAACAGCTTGCCGCCGTTAACCCACGCTAAGCTGATCTTTGAAGGCGGGATTATTAGCTACGACGCCAACATTAAAACAGGTGGAATGGGGATGGAATACTTCGGTATTGGTGCCTCCGAATTGTATCGCGAAGACACCATCAGTATTTATCTTCGCGCGGTCGATGTTCGCACCGGGCAAGTCTTATTGTCGGTAGCCACCAGTAAGAAAGTATTGTCTAAAGAAATGCGTGCGGGGTTTTTCCGCTACGTGAGTTATAAACGGCTCGCAGAAGCCGAGGCCGGATACAGCGAAAATGAGCCTATGCACATATGTGTTACTCAGGCGATAGAAAAAGCCCTGACGTTACTGGTTCATCAGGGCCTCGAAAAAGGGGTCTGGGCGGCAAAATCTTCCTCTGAGCAGGCTGGTTAA
- a CDS encoding curli assembly protein CsgF, with product MKTTIICCFGALCSLSLYATELVYKPINPSFGGNPLNANMLLNKAQAQNKHRAPVIEKSYGDRFQESLERTYLNRMVREITSTAFGDEVEDSIFDKDSTFMSGDYEIQVITSTPDSITVQITNTLTGDITTLEVPRFG from the coding sequence ATGAAAACAACAATAATATGCTGCTTTGGGGCGTTATGCAGTCTGTCACTGTATGCCACTGAATTGGTCTACAAGCCGATTAATCCGTCATTTGGCGGTAATCCTCTCAATGCCAACATGCTGTTAAACAAAGCACAGGCACAAAATAAGCATCGTGCGCCTGTGATAGAAAAGTCCTACGGCGATCGCTTTCAGGAATCGCTGGAGCGGACCTACCTGAATCGCATGGTGCGGGAAATCACATCCACCGCATTTGGCGATGAGGTCGAGGACAGTATTTTTGATAAAGATTCGACCTTTATGAGTGGTGATTACGAAATTCAGGTGATCACCAGTACGCCTGATTCTATTACGGTGCAGATCACAAATACCCTTACGGGAGACATTACGACGCTGGAAGTACCGAGGTTTGGTTAA
- a CDS encoding CsgE family curli-type amyloid fiber assembly protein has protein sequence MATKPNGFVAKFNTMKIYLFILGVWLLSFTPYSQGADEEVELGGLVIDQSISRFGYQFYFDFSQLWRDVPATAGVNITIKETVLPRAGTRLQVFMNSQLVYATAMGRRGGPLKSRVEAALFAIMDAMASAQHQQHSPDLATSGW, from the coding sequence ATGGCCACAAAGCCGAATGGTTTTGTGGCCAAGTTTAACACCATGAAGATTTACCTATTTATTTTGGGTGTATGGCTTTTGAGCTTTACACCGTATAGCCAGGGGGCCGACGAAGAGGTCGAACTGGGTGGGCTGGTCATTGATCAGAGCATTAGCCGTTTTGGCTACCAGTTTTATTTTGACTTTTCACAGCTGTGGCGCGATGTACCAGCGACAGCAGGTGTGAATATCACCATTAAAGAAACCGTGCTACCGCGCGCTGGCACTCGGTTACAGGTATTTATGAATAGTCAGCTGGTGTATGCCACAGCCATGGGGCGTCGTGGAGGACCACTTAAGTCGCGCGTTGAGGCGGCCTTGTTTGCCATTATGGACGCCATGGCCAGTGCACAGCATCAGCAACACTCTCCAGATTTAGCAACAAGCGGGTGGTAA
- a CDS encoding curlin, producing MKFSKSLTCCAIALALSGVSAAQAADTEAKAASTSELAQLIQIDNTGNTLTVTQRSNNGAGNVLTSSQEGESNVSEVSIAGDGNTTTVAQAGTGNLTKVTAAGDGNTQEYSQDGEQNGALTELNGNDNNLNITQRGVGYLGINNEVTNNITGDGNRIHVEQSSGGHWFYNTDMQGNNNQVTAVQQGTWGEVNIDRVQGDQNSIEVDQNGTYNELNLASLQGNDNDLSLSQEGNYNKFTIDTLAGNDNELQVEQSAGNGNRVEMAELQGESNRVDLEQEGNDNRMTSTLFGGDSNYVTVAQLGDNNQTTFDVVGNDNDFDAQQRGNDNQAYLGAAGNDNEYSTLQLGDNNQLHIAKFNSNGSEVGVIQNGDNNEVVLQSSHPDNTLTSNNNMLNVAQTGDSNGVSVTLASVTESGLNQLDLVQNGELNAIDLMLEGNGNDIAIEQTGGANFVAGVGTGAFVVNGSDNNIQINQDGFGNLVEGGVNGSGQTINITQVGDYNVATVTQQ from the coding sequence GTGAAATTTTCAAAATCACTGACCTGCTGTGCAATTGCATTGGCATTATCTGGTGTCAGCGCAGCACAGGCTGCCGACACAGAAGCAAAAGCAGCTTCAACGTCTGAGTTGGCACAGCTGATCCAGATTGATAATACGGGAAATACGCTGACGGTGACCCAGCGTTCTAATAATGGTGCAGGCAATGTCCTCACCAGCTCGCAAGAAGGCGAGTCGAATGTCAGCGAAGTGTCGATTGCGGGTGATGGGAATACCACCACAGTTGCACAAGCCGGTACTGGCAATCTGACCAAAGTCACTGCGGCAGGCGATGGTAATACGCAAGAATACAGCCAGGACGGTGAACAAAACGGTGCACTCACTGAGCTCAATGGTAACGACAACAATCTGAATATCACTCAGCGTGGCGTTGGTTACCTGGGGATTAACAACGAAGTGACCAATAATATCACAGGTGACGGTAACCGTATTCATGTTGAACAAAGCAGTGGCGGCCATTGGTTCTATAATACCGATATGCAGGGTAACAATAACCAGGTGACGGCAGTCCAGCAAGGAACCTGGGGTGAAGTGAATATTGACCGTGTACAGGGCGACCAGAACAGCATCGAGGTTGACCAAAATGGGACCTACAACGAGCTAAACCTGGCGAGCCTGCAGGGTAATGATAATGATCTGAGCTTGTCTCAGGAAGGTAACTACAACAAGTTCACCATTGATACGTTAGCCGGCAATGACAACGAGTTGCAGGTAGAGCAAAGTGCAGGCAATGGTAACCGAGTTGAAATGGCCGAACTGCAAGGTGAGAGTAACCGGGTTGATTTGGAGCAAGAAGGTAATGACAACCGTATGACTTCGACCCTGTTTGGTGGTGATAGCAACTATGTCACAGTGGCACAGTTGGGTGATAACAACCAGACAACGTTCGATGTAGTTGGTAATGACAACGACTTTGATGCACAGCAGCGTGGTAACGATAACCAGGCATATCTGGGCGCGGCAGGCAATGACAATGAATACAGTACCTTGCAACTAGGTGACAACAACCAGCTACACATTGCGAAATTTAACAGCAATGGTAGTGAAGTAGGTGTTATCCAAAATGGTGATAACAACGAGGTTGTGCTGCAGTCATCGCATCCGGATAACACTCTGACCAGCAACAATAATATGCTGAATGTTGCGCAAACCGGTGACAGCAATGGCGTGTCAGTTACGCTGGCATCTGTGACTGAAAGCGGGTTGAATCAGCTTGATCTGGTACAAAACGGTGAACTTAATGCTATCGACTTGATGCTTGAGGGCAATGGTAACGACATTGCGATTGAGCAAACTGGCGGGGCTAACTTTGTTGCCGGTGTTGGCACGGGTGCATTTGTTGTCAATGGCAGCGATAACAACATCCAGATTAATCAGGACGGCTTTGGTAACCTGGTTGAGGGTGGCGTTAACGGCAGTGGCCAGACCATCAATATCACTCAGGTCGGTGACTATAATGTCGCGACTGTAACTCAGCAGTAA
- a CDS encoding S8 family serine peptidase: MKLKFSALTLALLPLFSGAAQAAVQITATEKTNDNSVIVVFKKEASSALRAQARSLVKARISDNNADEIDDRYKHVLSGRLANFKLDGISSKEAIAKLAKHPAVEYVEPDYQVKALGIPDDARFGELWGLHNTGQTGGVDDADIDAPEAWDISIGSRDVIVGVIDTGVDYTHPDLVANMWQNPGEIAGDGIDNDNNGFVDDVYGVNTITGSGDPMDDQGHGTHVSGTIGATGNDATGVVGVNHEVSIVGCKFLDSSGSGSTADAIECIDYMVSLKQAGHNVRVLNNSWGGGGFSQALSDAITASENADILFVAAAGNGAVDNDSNPHYPSSYEHDSVFSIASTTDNDTMSSFSQWGLTSVDMGAPGSAILSTVPGGGYSSFSGTSMATPHVAGAAALVLSIDPTLDTLSLKNLLMQSGDANAALDGKTVAGTRLNAHQALLDADPAPGFRVGVTPGTQEITAGETASYEFNFTSVADWQGDIALTLDSALPGAVLSQSTVTPGNTVTLTVPTTADTQWGDYSFTVNATSGDLAESKTVSLSVLPQGLSDFSYDNTTAVDIPDNDGAGISSVITVADDITIFDSNTLVNITHTYIGDLLVTLTSPAGTSVTLHNRAGGSADNLVDTFNSAAFNGEAARGDWTLNVSDNAGVDTGTLNNWTLTLTGLGEVSAQPPVAGFSFEKEGLSVAFTDSSTDANNDIVSWQWDFGDGNSSSEASPTHIYNASGTYSATLTVTDSEGNSNSTTQEVTVSSDDIALEVVRTNKSRLGFYRVSLSWSGSSAEQVDIYRDGALLRTVNNSGQFRDFGRDPAVTGFTYKICQSSDICSNEVSVSFQ; this comes from the coding sequence ATGAAATTAAAATTTTCTGCCTTAACACTGGCATTACTGCCACTTTTCAGCGGTGCAGCTCAAGCTGCTGTACAGATCACAGCTACAGAAAAAACCAATGACAACAGCGTCATCGTGGTATTCAAAAAAGAGGCATCCAGTGCGTTGCGTGCTCAGGCTCGGAGTCTGGTTAAGGCGCGTATCTCAGATAACAATGCCGACGAAATAGATGATCGTTATAAGCATGTTCTGTCAGGCCGTCTTGCCAACTTCAAACTGGATGGGATCAGCAGCAAAGAGGCCATTGCCAAACTGGCTAAACACCCAGCAGTAGAATATGTCGAGCCAGACTATCAGGTAAAAGCACTGGGTATTCCTGACGATGCGCGCTTTGGCGAACTATGGGGTTTGCATAACACAGGACAAACTGGCGGTGTGGACGATGCCGACATCGATGCACCTGAAGCCTGGGATATCAGCATCGGCTCACGAGATGTGATTGTTGGGGTTATCGACACCGGTGTGGACTACACGCACCCGGACCTGGTGGCAAACATGTGGCAAAACCCGGGTGAGATCGCAGGCGATGGCATCGACAATGATAACAACGGTTTTGTTGATGATGTTTACGGTGTCAATACCATCACAGGGTCAGGTGATCCTATGGATGATCAGGGCCATGGTACGCACGTATCAGGCACCATAGGCGCAACGGGTAACGATGCCACCGGTGTAGTGGGCGTAAACCATGAAGTATCGATTGTAGGCTGTAAGTTCTTAGACTCTTCAGGCAGTGGTTCAACCGCAGATGCCATCGAGTGTATTGATTACATGGTATCTCTGAAACAGGCTGGCCATAACGTTCGCGTTCTGAATAACAGTTGGGGTGGCGGCGGTTTCAGCCAGGCGCTGTCTGATGCAATCACAGCCAGTGAAAATGCAGATATTCTGTTTGTTGCGGCAGCCGGTAACGGCGCGGTCGACAACGACAGCAACCCACATTACCCTTCAAGCTATGAGCATGACAGCGTATTTTCTATCGCCTCAACCACAGACAATGACACTATGTCTTCTTTCTCGCAATGGGGACTGACATCAGTGGACATGGGTGCACCGGGTAGCGCGATTCTGTCAACGGTGCCGGGCGGTGGCTACAGCAGCTTCTCTGGTACTTCGATGGCAACTCCGCATGTGGCTGGTGCCGCGGCGCTGGTATTGTCGATTGACCCGACACTGGATACTTTGTCGCTGAAAAACCTGTTGATGCAAAGCGGTGATGCAAATGCTGCACTGGATGGCAAAACCGTTGCTGGCACGCGTCTGAATGCACACCAGGCACTTCTGGATGCCGATCCTGCTCCTGGCTTCAGAGTCGGTGTCACACCTGGCACCCAGGAAATCACGGCAGGTGAAACGGCCAGCTATGAGTTCAACTTCACCTCAGTTGCCGACTGGCAGGGTGACATCGCATTGACGCTCGACAGCGCATTGCCTGGTGCTGTTCTATCACAAAGCACCGTTACTCCGGGTAACACAGTGACTCTGACGGTTCCCACCACAGCAGATACTCAGTGGGGTGACTACAGCTTCACTGTTAACGCTACGTCTGGTGACCTGGCAGAAAGTAAAACCGTTAGCCTGTCTGTGCTGCCTCAAGGTCTGAGCGACTTCAGCTATGATAATACAACAGCGGTGGATATTCCGGACAATGATGGTGCAGGGATCAGCTCAGTGATCACCGTTGCTGATGACATCACCATTTTCGACAGCAACACGCTGGTAAACATCACTCACACTTATATTGGCGATCTACTGGTCACCCTGACGTCTCCGGCGGGTACCTCTGTGACGCTGCACAACCGTGCAGGTGGCAGCGCAGATAACCTGGTTGATACCTTCAATTCTGCGGCCTTCAATGGCGAAGCAGCGCGTGGTGACTGGACTCTGAACGTGTCCGATAACGCGGGTGTGGATACAGGAACTCTGAACAACTGGACCCTGACACTAACTGGCCTTGGTGAAGTCTCTGCACAGCCTCCGGTTGCGGGTTTCAGCTTCGAGAAAGAAGGTCTGAGCGTAGCCTTTACTGACAGCAGTACCGATGCTAACAACGACATCGTCAGCTGGCAATGGGACTTCGGCGATGGCAACAGCAGCAGCGAAGCGAGCCCGACACATATCTACAACGCGTCAGGTACTTACTCTGCTACCCTCACTGTGACTGACAGTGAAGGCAACAGCAACAGCACCACGCAAGAAGTGACTGTCAGCTCTGATGATATCGCACTGGAAGTGGTACGTACGAACAAGTCACGCCTTGGTTTCTATCGCGTATCATTGTCATGGTCTGGAAGCAGTGCTGAACAAGTCGATATTTACCGCGACGGCGCACTACTGCGCACGGTCAATAACTCAGGCCAGTTCCGTGATTTCGGTCGTGACCCAGCGGTTACCGGCTTCACCTATAAGATCTGTCAATCAAGTGATATCTGTTCGAACGAAGTGAGTGTGAGTTTCCAGTAA
- a CDS encoding VOC family protein yields MLAHFITRVHHVAIICSDYATSKAFYTDIVGCRVVAEHYQPGRESYKLDLSLPDGTQIELFHFASAPARPSYPEALGLRHLALSVTDIEAARNALLAQGLSCESIRVDPYTQQRFCFFADPDGLPLELYEMPDQ; encoded by the coding sequence ATGCTTGCTCATTTTATTACGCGTGTTCACCATGTCGCGATTATTTGCTCAGATTATGCGACATCGAAAGCCTTTTATACTGATATTGTCGGCTGTCGAGTCGTCGCTGAACATTATCAGCCAGGACGTGAGAGTTATAAGCTGGACTTGTCACTGCCCGACGGCACTCAGATAGAATTGTTTCACTTTGCCTCGGCACCTGCGCGGCCCAGTTACCCCGAAGCTCTGGGGTTGCGTCATCTTGCGTTGTCTGTCACTGACATAGAGGCGGCACGCAATGCACTGCTTGCCCAAGGGTTGAGCTGTGAATCTATCCGAGTTGATCCCTATACCCAGCAACGTTTTTGCTTTTTTGCTGATCCGGATGGTTTACCTCTGGAGTTGTATGAAATGCCAGACCAGTGA
- a CDS encoding sulfatase-like hydrolase/transferase → MGEFFAKAQQSSYWDNTIFLVIADHDARVESSMPVPVKHFHIPALILGKDITPKVDERIASSLDMPVTLLSLAGVDVTSPMLGNDLSKPLAGQFLRAMMQFGNNFGYLDEQGLVVLQPEQAPHMFAYQGVNQPLRPIPSVTEQVALAQAHALLGNYLYGQQLYRDLVEPAITKESIQQWQ, encoded by the coding sequence TTGGGTGAGTTTTTTGCGAAAGCACAGCAGTCCAGCTACTGGGATAACACGATATTTCTGGTGATTGCCGACCATGATGCCAGGGTGGAATCAAGTATGCCGGTGCCGGTTAAGCACTTTCACATTCCCGCATTGATCTTGGGCAAAGACATTACGCCCAAAGTGGACGAGCGCATTGCCAGCAGTTTGGATATGCCCGTGACTCTATTGTCTCTGGCAGGTGTCGATGTTACCTCGCCGATGCTCGGGAACGATCTGAGCAAACCGCTGGCGGGGCAGTTTCTGCGCGCGATGATGCAATTTGGCAATAATTTTGGCTATCTGGATGAACAAGGTTTGGTGGTTTTGCAGCCCGAGCAGGCACCGCATATGTTTGCCTATCAGGGGGTCAATCAACCTTTGCGGCCGATCCCTTCTGTGACCGAGCAAGTGGCACTAGCACAGGCGCATGCGTTGCTGGGGAATTATTTATATGGTCAGCAATTGTACCGGGACCTGGTGGAACCTGCGATTACAAAAGAGTCGATACAACAGTGGCAGTAG
- a CDS encoding ATP-binding protein, which yields MITIFNRIIARSRLCIIGLNHQDQNGLSLVNPEYVPVTMLADIIRSKTSTLLNKHAFTLNMAIGPTLTDETTVFVDQDAFAQVVINITENAVKFFAAEGITDPARRQLDITFKRNDHNRDQLELEIRDYGPGVSQQQCDKLFELFYRGGSELTRTTQGTGIGLALVAQLVSAQRGQITAHRMTPGLALRLTLHTQHLSQAMPESMTQA from the coding sequence GTGATCACTATATTTAACCGCATTATTGCGCGTAGCCGGCTCTGCATCATAGGGCTCAATCACCAAGATCAGAACGGGCTGAGCCTGGTTAATCCTGAATACGTACCAGTCACCATGCTGGCCGATATTATTCGTTCAAAGACATCAACCTTGTTAAATAAACACGCCTTTACCCTGAATATGGCCATTGGGCCCACTTTAACTGACGAGACCACAGTATTCGTTGATCAGGATGCGTTTGCGCAGGTGGTGATTAACATTACCGAAAACGCCGTCAAGTTCTTCGCCGCCGAGGGCATCACCGATCCGGCACGCAGACAGCTCGACATTACCTTTAAACGCAACGACCACAATCGCGACCAACTAGAACTGGAGATCCGCGATTACGGTCCCGGTGTGTCGCAACAACAATGCGATAAGCTATTTGAGTTATTCTATCGGGGCGGCAGTGAATTAACCCGCACGACTCAGGGAACCGGGATTGGACTTGCGCTGGTCGCACAACTGGTCAGTGCTCAGCGAGGCCAGATAACAGCCCACAGGATGACACCGGGGCTGGCGCTAAGGCTAACCTTACATACGCAACATCTTAGTCAAGCGATGCCCGAGTCGATGACTCAGGCATAG